From one Conyzicola nivalis genomic stretch:
- a CDS encoding DUF6993 domain-containing protein, with the protein MAGLNVGRRGARRADIVAGVSLTGVLLGLALSACTAPPIDEPTSRPTSSASASPTPTPEPDPVLLPAGDAEANLPYFDFVNRRLLETVPTPNGQQLVENLVAAGFAKADMEVTPDATVGTEAAETIQFSVRANGTCLIGQTGAAGYNALAAPLLGTGKCLVGKTRSIDF; encoded by the coding sequence CCGCGCGGATATTGTCGCCGGTGTTTCGCTCACGGGCGTGCTACTGGGGCTGGCGCTCTCCGCCTGCACCGCGCCGCCGATCGACGAACCGACCAGCAGGCCGACGTCCAGCGCGTCGGCGAGCCCGACGCCGACGCCGGAGCCCGACCCGGTCCTGCTTCCGGCCGGCGACGCCGAGGCGAACCTGCCCTACTTCGACTTCGTCAACCGTCGGCTGCTCGAGACGGTGCCGACTCCGAACGGCCAGCAGCTCGTCGAGAATCTGGTCGCCGCCGGTTTCGCGAAGGCCGACATGGAGGTCACCCCCGACGCCACGGTCGGCACGGAGGCGGCCGAAACGATCCAGTTCTCGGTGCGGGCGAACGGAACCTGCCTGATCGGCCAGACCGGCGCGGCCGGCTACAACGCGCTCGCGGCACCGCTGCTGGGTACGGGCAAGTGCCTGGTCGGAAAGACGCGCTCGATCGATTTCTGA